The Paramisgurnus dabryanus chromosome 6, PD_genome_1.1, whole genome shotgun sequence genome has a window encoding:
- the LOC135767455 gene encoding complement C1q-like protein 3, producing MLVVLQLLLLLCVGSSVSQNFMTPTVNINVQIPELEKLQKMEEKIQTLQETLNKVLNENEARKIAFSAGLLESGSGGIGPFDDNWKTLVYKKVFSNIGNAYDSNTGIFTAPVQGAYYFRFNAHTRSPFNLGAGLFKNDVPQCSVSSWKSTTHSNASNGVVLTLEPGDQVHIKVWRNAQVYDNKDSLTSFSGFLLFPL from the exons ATGTTGGTGGTGTTACAACTGTTATTACTGCTCTGTGTTGGCAGCTCAGTTTCACAAAATTTTATGACACCAACTGTGAACATTAATGTTCAGATTCCTGAGCTGGAGAAGCTGCAGAAGATGGAGGAAAAGATTCAAACATTACAAGAAACATTAAACAAAGTACTAAATGAGAATGAAG CTCGAAAGATTGCATTTTCAGCCGGACTTCTGGAATCAGGATCAGGGGGCATTGGGCCTTTTGATGATAATTGGAAAACACTGGTCTACAAGAAAGTGTTTAGTAACATTGGAAATGCCTATGATTCAAATACTG GTATTTTCACAGCACCAGTACAAGGAGCCTATTACTTCAGATTTAATGCTCATACACGTTCTCCATTTAACCTGGGAGCCGGTCTATTTAAAAATGATGTACCTCAATGCTCTGTGTCTTCTTGGAAATCAACCACCCATAGTAATGCCAGCAATGGAGTCGTTCTTACACTGGAACCTGGTGATCAAGTTCATATCAAAGTCTGGAGAAATGCTCAGGTTTATGATAACAAAGATAGCTTAACCAGCTTCAGTGGTTTTCTCCTTTTCCCCTTATGA